CGTCGTGGGGCGTGGGCCCGGCCACCTGCAGCGTGTCCCACGCCTGCCCCTGCGCCCCGCCGATGGCGATCACCTGCCGTACCCGCTGCCCGGGGGTCAGCGCCTCCAGCGAATCGGCCTCCATGCGAAAGCCGCGCGACAGGGCCACGGAGCGCCCCGTGGCCTGGGGTGAGTTGCCGGACACGAGGCGCTGCAGCGAGTCGCGGGCGAAGAACAGCTGCAGCTGCGGGCCGGTGATGCGAAGCCGCTCCTGCACCAGCCGAGAGTTGCCGCGCGCCAGCACGCGATCGATGGCGCCCTGCGCCAGGATGCTCTCGATGTAGTCCGCCGTCAGCTCGTACTGCTCGCCCTTCGCGCGGGCGTTGCCGCGCAGCTCCATCTTTTCGGCCGTGGCGTCGTAGTAGGCTTCGCCCGCCCAGGCATCCATCTCCTTGCCATCGATCACCACGTTGCCCTCGGCCGTCATGAACTGCTCGCCGGCGGTGGTGATGCGGTTGGCGTCGATCTCCATCGGCTGGCGGCCGCGCGAGGAGGGCACCACGGTCAGGTGGGGACGCTCCGTAGCGATGGCCTGCGCCTGCGGGCGGCCCATGCCGGCGCGGAAGTATTCCAGGTTGGGCCCGCGCAGGGTACTGCCCCGGTTCTTGTCGGTGAACACCACGCTGCCGGTGGCCCACAGCCGGCCGGTGTTGCCGTTGTACGTGGCATAGTCCGACGTCAGCGCGCGCGTGGGGTCCTGGTAGTCCACGCGACCGAAGAGATGAACCTCGTTGATGGCCTCGAACATCACCGCGCTGTCGGCGCGCAGGTCTTCGCCGTTGGCACAGCGCACGTTCAGCGGCCCGCCGGCGTTGATGATGCGCTGCCCCTCGGGGCCGCTGCTGCTCCATCCGCCCTGCTGGTAGACCAGGTTGCAGACGTTCTGCGCCGCGGCTCCGCTTGGAAGCGCCACGATCGCGGCGACGGCGAGCAGGATCGACAGGAGGCGGCGCATCAGAAGTCCCCCGCCCCGGCGTTCACCTGCACGCCCTCGGCCTTGGCCCGGTTGCCCTTCATGTTGGTGAAGCGCGTGTCGGACTCGAAGCCCTGGGTGACCATCGTGCGCCCTTCTTCCACGATGGTCGTCTCGCGCGTGCTCCACACGCGGTCGCCGCGCTGGTCGTAGTGAAGCTCCTCGCTGCGGACGGTGCGC
The genomic region above belongs to Longimicrobium sp. and contains:
- a CDS encoding LptA/OstA family protein; this translates as MRRLLSILLAVAAIVALPSGAAAQNVCNLVYQQGGWSSSGPEGQRIINAGGPLNVRCANGEDLRADSAVMFEAINEVHLFGRVDYQDPTRALTSDYATYNGNTGRLWATGSVVFTDKNRGSTLRGPNLEYFRAGMGRPQAQAIATERPHLTVVPSSRGRQPMEIDANRITTAGEQFMTAEGNVVIDGKEMDAWAGEAYYDATAEKMELRGNARAKGEQYELTADYIESILAQGAIDRVLARGNSRLVQERLRITGPQLQLFFARDSLQRLVSGNSPQATGRSVALSRGFRMEADSLEALTPGQRVRQVIAIGGAQGQAWDTLQVAGPTPHD